A window of Thermosipho affectus contains these coding sequences:
- a CDS encoding 3'-5' exoribonuclease YhaM family protein, whose protein sequence is MKLSKELIEKSKEPFISELENYINSDVELIVKVKSKRLLENKNGKRYLLITFEDKTGILRAIDWFNAEKNNSKVDVGNVVRVNGKIVLYDGRLQLNIPQDSNLIVLNENEYSYERFVSESKIPVDEIISKLFEIIESIRNKELKQLLEEIFKNDEELFNKFKNSPAGLKVHHNYIGGLAEHSITVAKMCDNVAKIYPWLDRDLLITGALLHDIGKIYDYEINSKGIEITQTGELIGHIVMGYEIVNEKIKKLNLRGISEKLLHMILSHHGELEWGSPILPKTPEAFVLHMIENLDSKLNRIQNIKEKELETNPNKKWSDFDPNLGRRLLLKHTERG, encoded by the coding sequence TTGAAATTATCCAAAGAATTGATAGAGAAATCCAAAGAACCTTTCATATCTGAACTCGAAAATTATATAAACTCAGATGTTGAATTAATTGTAAAAGTAAAGAGCAAAAGACTCCTAGAGAATAAAAATGGTAAAAGATATTTACTAATAACTTTTGAAGATAAAACAGGGATTTTAAGAGCTATTGACTGGTTTAACGCAGAAAAAAACAACTCAAAAGTGGATGTTGGTAATGTGGTAAGAGTAAACGGCAAAATTGTTTTATACGATGGAAGACTTCAATTAAACATTCCTCAAGACTCGAATTTAATTGTATTAAATGAAAATGAATATTCGTATGAAAGATTCGTATCTGAATCAAAAATTCCCGTAGATGAAATTATAAGTAAGCTCTTTGAAATTATCGAATCTATAAGAAATAAAGAATTAAAACAACTTTTAGAGGAAATATTTAAAAATGACGAAGAGCTTTTTAACAAATTTAAAAATTCACCGGCGGGATTAAAAGTACACCACAACTATATTGGAGGTCTTGCCGAACATTCCATAACAGTGGCAAAAATGTGTGATAATGTAGCAAAGATATATCCATGGCTTGACAGAGACCTTTTAATAACCGGTGCACTTTTACACGATATAGGAAAAATTTACGATTATGAGATCAATTCAAAGGGTATAGAAATTACCCAAACAGGTGAATTAATAGGTCATATTGTTATGGGATATGAAATAGTTAACGAAAAAATAAAAAAATTAAACCTAAGAGGAATCTCGGAAAAACTTCTCCATATGATCCTTTCACATCACGGAGAATTAGAATGGGGTTCTCCTATTCTCCCAAAAACGCCGGAAGCTTTTGTATTACACATGATTGAAAATTTAGACTCCAAATTAAATAGAATCCAAAATATAAAAGAAAAAGAATTAGAAACAAATCCAAATAAAAAATGGAGCGATTTTGATCCAAACTTAGGAAGAAGATTATTATTAAAACACACTGAGAGGGGATAA
- the alr gene encoding alanine racemase — MFTESRRTFAEINLKNYIHNLKHFEKECAPAKIMPVVKADGYGHGAVFLAKAAEKIGIDYFAVAFLEEALTLRENGIKANILVFNYIDKDFVEIAVKNNITITMFSWEQLQLYKNLKRKPKVHININTGMNRLGIKPNEAQRFFKALIKNNFEVEGAYTHFAVADSKDKEDIEFTKKQYRLFANTNLDVKIKHVNNSAGAISKLVPMENYIRVGIASYGLMPSLQVTDENLKPVLSWKSVVSHVKYIEKGETISYGRTFKAPKKMKIATIPVGYADGYWRHLSNKGEVLINGKRRRILGRVCMDQFVVEVDDDVKIGDEVVLIGMQGKEKISAEEIAEKVGTINYEVTCRISSRVPKIYKGVEF, encoded by the coding sequence ATATTTACGGAAAGTAGAAGAACTTTTGCCGAAATAAATCTTAAAAATTATATACATAATCTAAAACATTTTGAAAAAGAATGTGCTCCTGCAAAAATAATGCCTGTAGTAAAGGCTGATGGGTATGGCCATGGTGCTGTTTTCCTTGCAAAGGCAGCGGAAAAAATTGGAATTGACTATTTTGCCGTGGCTTTTTTAGAAGAGGCATTAACATTAAGAGAAAATGGAATTAAAGCAAATATACTTGTATTTAACTACATAGATAAAGATTTTGTCGAAATTGCCGTAAAAAATAATATAACCATTACAATGTTTTCTTGGGAACAACTTCAATTATACAAAAACTTAAAAAGAAAACCAAAAGTTCACATAAACATCAATACCGGAATGAATAGGCTAGGAATTAAACCAAATGAAGCTCAAAGGTTTTTCAAGGCACTTATTAAAAATAATTTTGAAGTTGAAGGTGCATACACTCACTTTGCCGTTGCAGATTCCAAAGATAAAGAAGATATAGAGTTTACAAAAAAGCAATATAGATTATTTGCCAATACAAATTTAGATGTTAAAATAAAACACGTAAACAATAGTGCAGGTGCAATCTCAAAGCTAGTACCCATGGAAAACTATATAAGAGTTGGAATTGCAAGTTACGGTCTTATGCCAAGTTTACAAGTAACAGATGAAAATCTCAAACCTGTACTTTCATGGAAAAGTGTGGTTTCTCACGTAAAATATATTGAAAAAGGAGAAACAATAAGTTACGGTAGAACATTTAAAGCACCAAAAAAAATGAAAATTGCAACAATTCCCGTTGGATATGCAGATGGATATTGGAGGCATTTATCAAACAAAGGAGAGGTCTTGATAAACGGCAAAAGAAGAAGAATCTTGGGCAGGGTTTGCATGGATCAATTTGTAGTAGAAGTCGATGATGATGTGAAAATAGGTGATGAAGTAGTATTAATAGGTATGCAAGGAAAAGAAAAAATAAGTGCAGAAGAAATTGCAGAAAAAGTGGGAACAATAAATTACGAAGTAACCTGCAGAATATCCAGTAGAGTCCCAAAAATATACAAAGGGGTGGAATTTTGA
- the rpmB gene encoding 50S ribosomal protein L28, with amino-acid sequence MARCQICGKGPVTGKNVSHSNRKTNRWFKPNLQKVRVITDEGKVKRMWVCTSCLSAGKVRRYVSKSVEA; translated from the coding sequence ATGGCAAGATGTCAAATTTGTGGTAAAGGACCCGTTACCGGCAAGAACGTTTCACACTCAAACAGAAAAACAAATAGATGGTTCAAACCTAACCTACAAAAAGTAAGAGTAATAACAGATGAAGGAAAAGTAAAGAGAATGTGGGTATGTACGAGCTGTCTAAGCGCGGGGAAAGTTAGAAGATACGTTAGCAAAAGCGTGGAGGCGTAA
- a CDS encoding ABC transporter permease, with amino-acid sequence MVILGSMIATMLVVGALSLNDSVNNWFANKIKNNFGNIDIVAKDKSDTFFFPKTLNITKISKYLDKLKEKEKIKDYTFVNLISTRIQFDEKFIDVFAIGYDKNFFNFSKKIVNGVIISKDLAETLNVKKGDKINLITLNGKKVVEINEIGAEEFNFRGETGMTNGSIFLPKDLMLNLKIYTYKEPNTVFISLKSPIKNHLKISAEISKLTNLRTTPTKYNLRYSPLNKVIGYLFLGFSGFALLSSFLFVSNFFGVLAEDRKKVFGTLRALGFSKYKIGGLLFLEGAIYIIFSSLIGATLGILFGKYLLSLVNKAPEILSSNTMIPEKITFFITTKTILLGISVSIVVPLLLLIFRSISFSKLPPVVLLSNTEILPKKKYLYFLLFVGLLTILNFNRFYFLIFLILTLPIFIKKNYILVISGISAILLTLLQIGTGGNLDYLIRSIIFLIASIYLVFSILDILKSILKKFHSITSILSISYIEKQKLRNYVVFLVYAIITLVIILTAIIPTSIFKYINQKLNTGILGHNFIIIENPLKSFLSFSNYDEEFKSMFKNISKIQLVNARKNGKHLVVILASENICKSLKIKGKDIPKLKLKDGLGNKNILKNGTNTILLTGILPGISARFNETFNVVDTYDPKELLVPLDAIFVYDKKISGALTGYAGIIKEKFAEKAKKIVYEKFDSPLYITEELNKIFSGIKYFVNIAIQLFYFGFISGFSGLTILSLKNVHERRRIIGALKAIGVNKKIIFKSFLTETFLIVTIAIITAIFTNIFITLDIFKMISSEIPNFKITIPWGQISLVLLGVYLITTIFTIYPANLAQKIKASEAIRVFD; translated from the coding sequence TTGGTAATTCTCGGAAGTATGATTGCAACTATGTTAGTGGTGGGAGCACTATCACTAAATGATTCTGTAAATAATTGGTTTGCAAACAAAATTAAAAACAATTTTGGAAATATAGACATAGTGGCAAAGGACAAAAGTGATACATTTTTCTTTCCAAAAACACTCAATATCACAAAGATATCTAAGTATCTTGACAAACTTAAAGAGAAAGAAAAAATAAAAGACTACACATTCGTTAATCTTATATCAACTAGAATACAATTTGATGAAAAATTTATAGATGTATTCGCAATAGGATACGATAAAAATTTTTTTAATTTTTCCAAAAAAATTGTTAATGGAGTAATAATATCAAAAGACCTAGCAGAAACTTTAAACGTAAAAAAAGGTGATAAAATAAATTTAATCACCCTTAACGGAAAAAAAGTTGTGGAAATAAACGAAATAGGAGCTGAAGAATTTAATTTTAGAGGCGAAACTGGTATGACAAATGGAAGCATATTTCTCCCTAAAGATCTTATGTTAAACCTCAAAATTTACACGTATAAAGAACCAAATACAGTATTTATTTCTTTAAAAAGTCCTATAAAAAATCATCTTAAAATTTCAGCAGAAATATCAAAACTTACAAATCTTAGAACTACTCCTACTAAGTATAATTTAAGGTATTCTCCTCTTAATAAAGTTATTGGCTATTTATTTTTAGGATTTAGTGGCTTTGCACTTTTAAGTAGTTTTTTATTTGTTTCAAACTTTTTTGGTGTACTAGCCGAAGACAGAAAAAAGGTATTTGGTACCTTAAGGGCTTTGGGATTTTCCAAATACAAAATTGGAGGATTGTTGTTTTTAGAAGGAGCTATATATATAATTTTCTCGTCTTTAATAGGGGCTACTTTGGGAATACTTTTTGGAAAATACTTATTAAGCTTAGTAAATAAAGCACCGGAAATATTATCATCTAATACTATGATTCCAGAAAAGATAACTTTCTTTATAACTACAAAAACCATATTATTGGGAATATCAGTTTCTATAGTTGTACCATTATTACTACTTATCTTTCGTTCAATTTCTTTTTCAAAATTACCTCCTGTTGTGTTACTTTCCAATACAGAAATTTTACCAAAGAAAAAATACTTGTATTTCCTTTTATTTGTGGGACTTTTAACTATTTTAAATTTCAACAGATTTTACTTCTTAATATTCTTAATTTTAACACTTCCAATATTCATTAAAAAAAACTATATCCTGGTAATTTCTGGAATTTCTGCTATATTATTGACACTCCTTCAAATAGGAACTGGGGGTAATTTGGACTATTTAATACGTTCTATCATATTTTTAATTGCAAGTATATATCTAGTTTTTTCGATTTTAGATATATTAAAGAGCATCTTAAAAAAATTTCACAGCATAACATCTATACTTTCAATTTCATACATTGAAAAACAAAAATTAAGAAATTACGTTGTTTTCCTTGTCTATGCAATCATTACACTCGTAATCATACTAACCGCTATTATACCCACAAGCATTTTTAAATATATCAACCAAAAGCTAAACACTGGTATACTAGGACACAATTTTATTATAATCGAAAATCCATTAAAAAGTTTCCTTAGCTTTTCAAATTATGATGAAGAATTTAAATCTATGTTTAAAAATATCTCAAAAATACAACTTGTCAACGCAAGGAAAAATGGAAAACACCTGGTAGTAATACTAGCATCAGAAAATATATGTAAAAGTTTAAAGATAAAAGGAAAAGATATCCCAAAATTAAAGTTAAAAGATGGATTAGGAAATAAAAACATACTTAAAAATGGAACAAATACCATCCTTCTAACAGGTATACTACCTGGTATAAGTGCAAGATTTAATGAAACATTTAACGTAGTTGATACATATGATCCAAAAGAACTACTTGTACCACTTGATGCAATATTTGTTTACGACAAAAAAATTTCCGGAGCACTTACGGGATATGCAGGGATAATAAAAGAAAAATTTGCTGAAAAGGCAAAGAAAATTGTATACGAAAAATTTGATTCTCCTTTGTACATAACAGAAGAATTAAACAAGATATTTTCCGGTATAAAGTATTTTGTTAATATAGCAATTCAACTTTTTTATTTTGGATTTATTAGTGGTTTTTCCGGACTAACCATACTAAGTTTAAAAAATGTACATGAAAGAAGAAGGATAATCGGTGCACTAAAGGCAATAGGTGTAAATAAAAAAATCATATTCAAATCCTTCTTGACGGAAACCTTTTTGATAGTCACGATAGCAATCATCACGGCAATATTCACAAATATTTTTATAACGCTTGATATTTTTAAAATGATATCTTCTGAAATACCTAATTTCAAAATAACAATTCCTTGGGGACAAATTTCATTAGTACTATTGGGCGTTTATCTTATTACAACTATATTTACCATATATCCTGCAAATCTTGCTCAAAAAATCAAAGCATCAGAAGCAATTAGGGTTTTCGATTAA
- the rpoD gene encoding RNA polymerase sigma factor RpoD, with the protein MARSKKFSVDKQIEKLVKIGKEKGFVTYDDIDKTFPPDKTDDFDGNILEKVYEELEKNNILITETNPHEQIDEVSLDDFLEESPKFYDNMATKDLIKMYLKDIGKIPLLSQSMERELARRAQQGDERAKQKLVESNLRLVVSIAKRYIGKGLSFLDLIQEGNVGLLKAVEKFDWRKGYKFSTYATWWIRQAITRAIADQARTIRVPVHMVETINKVQKIMRDYYQKHGTEMPLEEIAKEIGKPVEKVEEILQAAKETTSLEAPVGEDEDSTVGDFVADESIASPRKEAMRMLIREEVEKVLETLNDREKLVLKMRYGLIDGKSKTLEEVGQYFNVTRERIRQIEVKALRKLRHPSRSRYLKLLFKMSDES; encoded by the coding sequence ATGGCAAGAAGCAAAAAGTTTTCCGTGGATAAACAAATAGAAAAACTAGTAAAAATCGGAAAAGAAAAAGGTTTCGTAACATACGATGATATTGATAAAACATTTCCGCCCGATAAAACCGACGATTTTGATGGAAACATTTTAGAAAAAGTCTACGAAGAACTAGAAAAAAATAACATCTTAATAACCGAAACAAATCCTCATGAACAAATAGATGAAGTTTCATTAGATGATTTTCTAGAAGAATCCCCAAAATTTTACGATAACATGGCAACTAAGGATTTGATAAAAATGTACTTGAAAGACATAGGAAAAATACCTCTTCTCAGTCAATCAATGGAAAGAGAACTTGCAAGACGCGCCCAACAAGGTGATGAAAGAGCCAAGCAAAAATTAGTTGAATCAAACTTAAGATTAGTTGTAAGTATTGCAAAAAGATACATAGGAAAAGGATTGTCATTTCTTGACTTAATCCAAGAAGGAAATGTGGGGTTACTAAAAGCAGTAGAAAAATTCGACTGGAGAAAAGGATATAAATTTTCAACATATGCCACATGGTGGATTAGACAAGCTATAACAAGGGCTATAGCAGATCAAGCGAGAACTATTAGAGTCCCTGTCCACATGGTTGAAACTATAAACAAAGTACAAAAGATAATGAGAGATTATTATCAAAAACACGGAACTGAAATGCCTCTAGAAGAAATCGCAAAAGAAATTGGGAAACCAGTTGAAAAAGTAGAAGAAATACTCCAAGCTGCTAAAGAAACAACCTCACTTGAAGCTCCTGTTGGAGAAGATGAGGATTCTACTGTAGGTGATTTTGTTGCAGACGAAAGTATAGCTTCCCCTAGAAAAGAGGCTATGAGAATGCTTATTAGAGAAGAAGTGGAAAAAGTATTAGAAACATTAAATGATAGGGAAAAATTGGTCTTAAAGATGCGATATGGTTTAATTGATGGAAAATCAAAAACCCTTGAAGAAGTGGGACAATACTTTAACGTAACACGTGAAAGAATTAGACAAATAGAAGTCAAGGCCCTTAGAAAATTAAGGCATCCATCTAGAAGCAGATATTTAAAACTTTTATTTAAAATGTCTGATGAATCATAG
- the dnaG gene encoding DNA primase: protein MYSKQIIEEIKSKIDIVELISRYVSLQKVGNNYRGLCPFHTETTPSFYVNPSFRTFHCFGCGASGDVFSFLEKIENISFSEALQKLAKEANVKIDVKISTFQRLYYKFYSLVHQEYKNQLKISTIALDYLKNRGFSNEEILEYEFGFSPLNSSIPLKISQQLGIKILRKFGFTSKDLFEGRLIIPIKDEYGKTIAFGGRLLGEGQPKYLNSFDTDLFKKSKTLFLLDRAKEKIKNADFAIVCEGYFDALAFHRADLKNSIATLGTAFTKFHAYKLKKLTQNVVLSFDTDKAGIKATLQSIKILLTMDFNVMVANKSSKKDPDEIFKSSGKDGLYNFIKESIPAEKFIPIALSKNYNLENPNAISLFISEIRNWEIIFEKFPKKLEIFKDKVKEISGSNIFTRRIIQKNSNLPTLDDMIIYLIINYPDIELDLNPKILSKRLQEILKYLKNFSFENMSKDLQEYVKDVLKKMENVEITEEFIKNIKKQIKRKNIEKRIEEIDQYIKNASDDEKRILLQTRIELIRKLKNI from the coding sequence ATGTACTCCAAGCAAATTATTGAGGAAATCAAATCAAAAATTGATATCGTTGAACTTATCTCAAGATATGTTAGCCTACAAAAAGTAGGAAATAATTATCGTGGGCTCTGTCCTTTCCATACCGAAACTACACCATCATTTTACGTAAACCCATCCTTTCGGACGTTCCACTGCTTTGGTTGCGGTGCGTCAGGGGATGTGTTTAGCTTCTTGGAAAAAATAGAAAATATATCCTTTAGCGAGGCTCTTCAAAAACTAGCAAAAGAAGCAAATGTAAAAATAGACGTTAAAATTTCTACTTTTCAACGATTATACTACAAGTTCTATTCACTTGTACACCAAGAGTATAAAAATCAATTGAAAATAAGTACCATTGCACTAGATTATCTTAAAAATAGAGGGTTTTCAAATGAGGAAATACTAGAATACGAATTTGGATTTTCTCCTTTAAATTCCTCCATACCATTAAAGATATCACAACAATTGGGAATAAAAATTTTGAGAAAATTTGGATTCACCTCAAAGGATCTATTCGAAGGAAGATTAATTATCCCTATTAAAGATGAATACGGTAAAACAATTGCATTTGGCGGCCGATTATTGGGCGAAGGTCAACCTAAATATTTAAATTCATTTGATACAGATTTATTCAAAAAATCAAAGACCTTATTCTTGTTAGATAGGGCAAAGGAAAAAATCAAAAATGCAGATTTTGCAATTGTATGTGAAGGATATTTCGATGCACTTGCGTTTCATAGAGCAGATCTTAAAAATTCTATTGCAACACTCGGCACTGCCTTTACAAAATTTCACGCATACAAACTAAAAAAACTTACACAAAATGTAGTACTTTCTTTTGATACGGATAAAGCTGGCATAAAGGCTACTTTGCAAAGCATAAAAATCCTTCTTACTATGGACTTTAACGTAATGGTGGCAAATAAATCTTCAAAAAAAGATCCCGATGAAATATTTAAATCGAGCGGAAAAGATGGTCTTTATAATTTTATAAAAGAATCTATCCCAGCAGAAAAATTTATTCCCATTGCACTAAGTAAAAATTACAACCTTGAAAATCCAAACGCAATTTCACTATTTATCAGTGAAATAAGGAATTGGGAGATTATTTTTGAGAAATTTCCAAAAAAACTAGAAATATTCAAAGATAAAGTAAAAGAAATATCCGGAAGCAACATCTTTACAAGAAGAATAATCCAAAAAAATTCAAACCTCCCAACACTAGATGATATGATAATCTATCTCATAATAAACTATCCAGATATAGAATTGGATTTAAACCCAAAAATATTAAGTAAACGTTTACAAGAAATTTTAAAATATTTAAAAAACTTTTCCTTTGAAAACATGTCTAAAGATTTGCAAGAATATGTAAAAGACGTATTAAAAAAAATGGAGAATGTGGAAATTACTGAAGAATTTATTAAAAACATAAAGAAACAAATCAAAAGAAAAAATATTGAAAAAAGAATAGAGGAAATAGATCAATATATAAAGAACGCAAGTGATGATGAAAAAAGAATTCTTCTACAAACAAGAATAGAGCTTATTCGAAAGCTCAAAAATATTTAG
- the rpsI gene encoding 30S ribosomal protein S9 encodes MAEYYMGTGRRKTSVARVYLKEGNGKVIVNDKEYEDLNGYLENSVWTLHAMEPLKVTGLEGSFDMLIRVNGGGKSGQAGAIRLGIARALLQYNPDLRSTLKEKGLLTRDPRMVERKKYGLRKARRAPQFSKR; translated from the coding sequence ATGGCTGAATACTACATGGGAACCGGTAGAAGAAAAACATCAGTTGCAAGGGTATATTTAAAAGAGGGAAATGGAAAAGTAATAGTTAATGATAAAGAGTACGAAGATCTAAATGGTTATCTTGAAAACTCCGTCTGGACCCTTCATGCAATGGAACCTTTAAAAGTGACTGGTCTAGAAGGTTCCTTTGATATGTTAATTAGAGTAAATGGTGGAGGAAAGTCAGGTCAGGCAGGAGCAATTAGATTGGGAATCGCAAGAGCACTCTTACAATACAATCCAGATTTAAGATCTACATTAAAAGAAAAAGGTCTGCTAACCAGAGACCCGAGAATGGTAGAAAGGAAAAAATACGGCCTTAGAAAAGCAAGACGCGCTCCACAATTCTCCAAACGTTAA
- the rplM gene encoding 50S ribosomal protein L13, which translates to MARLLPIQKTTLLKKEEVKRDWYVIDAEGQTLGRLATRIALVLMGKNKPNWTPHVDCGNFVVVVNADKIKLTGKKWTQKKYYRHTGYPGGIKEFTARQLLQRNPEKLIQLAVKRMLPKTILGRRALKRLKIYAGSEHPHQAQKPVELSF; encoded by the coding sequence ATGGCAAGACTTTTGCCTATACAGAAAACAACACTTTTAAAGAAAGAAGAAGTCAAGAGAGATTGGTATGTAATAGATGCCGAAGGACAAACACTTGGAAGACTTGCAACAAGAATTGCACTAGTTTTAATGGGAAAAAATAAACCAAATTGGACTCCTCATGTAGATTGCGGAAATTTTGTAGTCGTTGTTAATGCCGATAAAATAAAACTTACAGGTAAGAAATGGACTCAAAAGAAATATTACAGACATACAGGATATCCTGGTGGTATTAAGGAGTTTACCGCAAGGCAACTTTTACAAAGAAACCCAGAAAAATTAATTCAACTTGCAGTTAAGAGAATGCTCCCAAAAACAATTCTAGGTAGAAGAGCACTAAAAAGACTTAAAATTTACGCAGGTTCAGAGCATCCACATCAAGCTCAAAAACCAGTTGAATTGAGTTTTTAA
- a CDS encoding ECF transporter S component, whose protein sequence is MKNAKKVAIIGVFAALSFVVMYIEFPIFPAVNFLKYDPSDILALLVSFVYSPTVGLIVLAIKDILFFIFKSGDIVGIAMNFAAGTLFIVPTAMIYANKGRVREILGYIVGITAATGGMALLNIVVVPYYWKISLSDVFKLLPWIIGFNAIKFFIDSVVNAIIHKKVKGILEPDENIRREE, encoded by the coding sequence GTGAAAAATGCCAAAAAAGTGGCAATTATCGGGGTTTTTGCTGCGCTTTCATTTGTTGTAATGTATATAGAATTTCCCATATTTCCAGCTGTAAATTTTCTAAAATACGATCCAAGTGATATACTTGCATTATTAGTTTCTTTCGTATATTCCCCAACAGTAGGATTAATAGTACTTGCAATAAAGGATATATTATTTTTCATATTTAAATCAGGAGATATAGTAGGAATTGCAATGAACTTTGCTGCAGGCACACTTTTTATAGTTCCAACAGCCATGATATATGCAAATAAGGGGAGAGTTAGAGAAATACTAGGGTATATAGTTGGTATAACAGCTGCAACGGGTGGTATGGCACTTCTAAACATAGTAGTTGTACCATATTATTGGAAAATTTCTTTATCTGATGTTTTTAAATTATTACCATGGATAATAGGATTTAACGCAATAAAGTTTTTCATAGACTCGGTCGTAAACGCAATAATACACAAAAAAGTTAAAGGAATATTAGAACCTGACGAAAATATAAGGAGGGAGGAATAA
- the rpmA gene encoding 50S ribosomal protein L27: MKINIQLFAKSSTARNGRDSNPKYLGVKKSDGQVVTAGTIIVRQRGTKIWPGKNVGMGRDFTLFALKDGKVKFEVRNNRKYVSVY; the protein is encoded by the coding sequence ATGAAGATTAACATACAACTCTTTGCAAAGAGTAGTACCGCAAGGAACGGTCGTGACAGTAATCCAAAATATCTAGGTGTAAAAAAATCTGATGGTCAAGTGGTAACCGCAGGTACTATAATAGTTAGACAAAGAGGAACAAAAATATGGCCAGGTAAAAACGTAGGAATGGGAAGAGATTTCACGTTATTTGCCCTAAAAGATGGGAAAGTAAAATTTGAAGTAAGAAATAACAGAAAATACGTTAGCGTGTATTAA
- a CDS encoding ribosomal-processing cysteine protease Prp yields MIKCIFTKKNGVFENFLITGHAMYEEKGKDIICAAVSTVSQHTARFLEKQGAKATIKDGYLMVEKIPNDEISQIFVKELTETLLDLSLQFPKFIKMEVTNDED; encoded by the coding sequence ATGATTAAGTGTATTTTTACAAAGAAGAACGGGGTATTTGAAAACTTTTTAATAACAGGACATGCTATGTATGAAGAAAAAGGAAAAGACATAATTTGCGCAGCGGTAAGTACTGTTTCTCAACATACGGCACGTTTTTTAGAAAAACAAGGTGCAAAGGCAACTATTAAAGATGGATACTTAATGGTAGAAAAAATTCCAAACGACGAGATATCTCAAATTTTTGTTAAAGAACTAACGGAAACGCTTTTAGATCTTTCTTTGCAATTTCCTAAATTTATAAAAATGGAGGTGACCAATGATGAAGATTAA
- the rplU gene encoding 50S ribosomal protein L21 has product MYAIVESGGKQFRVEPGKIFFTERVLGKNEGDSITLDKVLMVKTDDGKVLVGKPYLENVSITGTIVEHGRARKIIVGKFRPRKNYKRIKGHRQWYTAIKVENIEVK; this is encoded by the coding sequence GTGTACGCTATTGTTGAAAGTGGTGGAAAACAGTTTCGTGTAGAACCTGGAAAAATATTCTTCACAGAAAGAGTTCTAGGAAAAAACGAAGGAGACTCTATAACGCTAGACAAGGTATTGATGGTAAAAACCGATGATGGAAAAGTTCTAGTCGGGAAACCATACCTTGAAAATGTTTCAATAACTGGGACAATTGTTGAACATGGTAGAGCAAGAAAGATTATAGTTGGAAAATTCAGACCAAGGAAAAATTACAAAAGAATCAAAGGTCACAGACAATGGTATACCGCTATAAAGGTTGAAAATATAGAGGTAAAATGA
- a CDS encoding DUF3298 and DUF4163 domain-containing protein: MKKLVILLLIFQTLFLFSIQYVEFSSTLDNEIWRLNVKYPMFFDVENFAVEKYINDMIYNDIYNYIRNLYDFLNYSYHDAKKYDIQYRPGNVVVNYKVTYLKDNIISLVIDYYEYTGGAHGNTKRKAYNFDITKGKLLKLHDVVTRDSIEKMLKYINNQIKLDKKRYFQTLLDELPSEQFYFTNKGLVVYFNQYEIAPYSSGIPEFTFKLEDIQLKK, translated from the coding sequence ATGAAAAAACTTGTTATATTATTATTAATTTTTCAAACACTCTTTTTATTTTCCATTCAATATGTTGAATTTTCATCCACACTTGATAACGAAATTTGGAGGTTAAATGTAAAATACCCCATGTTCTTCGACGTGGAAAACTTTGCAGTAGAAAAGTACATAAACGATATGATTTATAATGATATTTACAACTACATAAGGAATTTATACGATTTTTTGAATTATTCGTATCACGATGCAAAAAAGTACGATATACAATACAGACCTGGTAATGTAGTTGTAAATTATAAAGTCACATATTTAAAGGATAATATAATAAGTTTGGTAATAGACTACTACGAATATACAGGTGGTGCTCATGGAAATACAAAAAGAAAAGCATACAATTTTGATATAACCAAAGGGAAATTATTAAAATTACACGATGTAGTAACACGTGATTCTATTGAAAAAATGTTAAAATACATAAATAATCAAATTAAATTAGACAAAAAAAGATATTTTCAAACCCTACTCGATGAATTACCTTCTGAGCAATTTTATTTCACAAACAAAGGTTTGGTAGTATATTTTAACCAGTATGAAATTGCACCATATTCTTCCGGGATCCCAGAATTCACGTTTAAACTAGAAGATATACAGCTAAAAAAATGA